One genomic region from Cetobacterium sp. 8H encodes:
- a CDS encoding FAD-dependent oxidoreductase, with the protein MKKYDAIIIGFGKGGKTLAGFLGNKGYKVALIEKSKEMYGGTCINVGCIPTKILVEESQKFKYKNLLNFESKEVEFKKVIETKDEIISKLREANYNKLNSIQNVDIFNGEGSFETENEIKINYGESSEVIFGDKIFINTGAKTVVPDILGLKDTRNIYDSTSIMNLKTLPKKLAIIGGGYIGLEFASIFNNFGSEVSVIEGNKDILLREEPEVREEIKGDFSKRGINIFSGTKVISIKNNDLDQVEISIEVDGELEVVIFDSVLVAVGRKPNIENLSLENAGINYSDKGIEVNEFLETNVKNIYALGDVKGGLQFTYISLDDFRIVTNQLFGDKTLSTKTRKVIPYSVFISPTLSKVGLSEKEAIENGYDVKTNILKATQIPRAKILQEERGILKVIIEKESDKILGATLYSVESSEVINIIALAIKEGKKSSYLKDFIFTHPTMSEALNDLFLL; encoded by the coding sequence ATGAAAAAATATGATGCTATTATTATCGGATTTGGAAAAGGAGGAAAAACTCTGGCGGGGTTTTTAGGAAATAAAGGATACAAAGTTGCTTTGATAGAAAAGTCAAAAGAGATGTATGGAGGAACTTGCATAAATGTGGGATGTATTCCTACAAAAATTTTAGTAGAGGAATCGCAAAAATTTAAATATAAAAATTTATTGAATTTTGAAAGCAAAGAGGTAGAATTTAAAAAAGTTATTGAAACAAAGGATGAAATCATATCTAAATTAAGAGAGGCTAATTATAATAAATTAAACTCTATTCAAAATGTAGATATATTTAATGGTGAAGGATCTTTTGAAACAGAAAATGAAATAAAGATTAATTATGGAGAATCAAGTGAAGTTATTTTTGGAGATAAGATTTTTATAAATACAGGAGCAAAAACTGTTGTTCCAGATATTCTAGGATTAAAAGATACAAGAAATATTTATGATAGTACATCTATTATGAATTTGAAAACTCTTCCTAAAAAATTAGCAATTATAGGTGGAGGATATATCGGACTTGAATTTGCCTCAATTTTTAACAATTTTGGAAGTGAAGTTTCAGTCATTGAAGGAAATAAGGATATCCTTTTAAGAGAAGAGCCAGAGGTTAGAGAGGAAATAAAAGGTGATTTTTCTAAAAGAGGGATTAATATATTTTCAGGAACTAAGGTTATCAGCATAAAAAATAATGATTTAGATCAAGTAGAGATATCTATAGAAGTAGATGGGGAATTAGAAGTAGTTATTTTTGATTCAGTTTTAGTAGCGGTTGGAAGAAAGCCAAATATTGAAAATTTATCTCTTGAAAATGCTGGAATAAATTATTCAGATAAAGGGATAGAGGTTAATGAATTTTTAGAAACTAATGTTAAAAATATATATGCTTTAGGAGATGTTAAAGGTGGCTTACAGTTCACTTATATATCTCTTGATGATTTTAGAATTGTTACAAATCAATTATTTGGAGATAAAACACTATCTACAAAAACTAGAAAAGTGATACCATACTCTGTATTTATATCACCAACTCTTTCAAAAGTTGGATTAAGTGAAAAAGAAGCAATTGAAAATGGATATGATGTAAAAACTAATATTTTAAAGGCTACGCAAATTCCAAGAGCTAAGATTCTACAAGAGGAAAGAGGGATTTTAAAAGTTATTATTGAAAAGGAAAGTGACAAAATATTAGGTGCAACTCTTTATTCGGTTGAATCTAGTGAAGTTATAAATATAATTGCATTGGCAATAAAAGAAGGGAAGAAATCTTCATATTTAAAAGATTTTATATTTACACACCCAACTATGAGTGAAGCCTTAAACGATTTGTTTTTACTTTAA
- a CDS encoding helix-turn-helix domain-containing protein yields MEEKNIHDSRSCPVEVIAIILGKKWIPTIIFSLYEHGELRLGEMLKKLDGCSKKMLIQQLTTLMDAHIVQNKKIFKNNTVESYYYLSHYGKKLIPVLKNIKLLGCEYQKIENE; encoded by the coding sequence ATGGAAGAAAAAAATATTCATGATAGTAGAAGTTGTCCTGTAGAAGTAATTGCTATAATTTTAGGAAAAAAATGGATTCCAACAATAATTTTTAGTCTCTATGAACATGGAGAGTTAAGGTTAGGTGAAATGTTAAAAAAGTTAGATGGATGTAGCAAAAAAATGTTGATTCAACAACTTACAACACTAATGGATGCCCACATAGTTCAAAATAAAAAAATCTTTAAAAATAATACTGTAGAATCCTATTATTATCTGTCTCATTATGGAAAAAAACTAATTCCTGTATTAAAAAATATCAAGCTATTGGGATGTGAATATCAAAAGATAGAAAATGAATAA
- a CDS encoding NADH-ubiquinone oxidoreductase-F iron-sulfur binding region domain-containing protein has translation MIKKREDLELVKKEFIDKKKHRIQIKVAMSVCAKSSGAEKIFNYFVEEIKNRKIDIDIIPTGCMGFCYCEPTLKIVDPKLEGIEIIGDVTVEKAKLILDKIQKGEKIGERIEARIKEKRVSLLNCGDINPESFENSIASGAYFSLENIINNFSKERVIGDVERSGLRGRGGAGYSTGKKWRALYENKSDEKYIVCNADEGDPGAFMDRSILAGDPHLVLEGMIIGGYAVGAKNGIIYIRAEYPQAIEILLKAIEDLKENGILGEKIFGTEFSFNIELKYGAGAFICGEETALIQSMEGKRGEPKAKPPYPVEVGYRGKPTVVNNVETFANITRIFQNGVDWYRAIGTERSPGTKVFALVGKVKKVGLVEVPLGTKLKDIIYEIGGGIKENKEFKAVQTGGPSGGCLSKEDLETSVEYDELVKKGAMMGSGGLIVLDEDDCMVEMSRFYIGFSVGESCGKCTPCRIGTKRLYEILDKILKGKGELKDLEILEELSITVRRAALCGLGKTAPNPVLSTLKKFRNEYLDKIERR, from the coding sequence ATGATAAAAAAAAGAGAAGATCTAGAATTAGTAAAAAAAGAATTTATAGATAAAAAGAAACATAGAATTCAAATAAAAGTAGCAATGTCTGTTTGTGCTAAATCTTCGGGTGCAGAAAAAATTTTTAATTATTTTGTAGAGGAGATAAAAAATAGAAAAATTGATATAGATATTATACCAACTGGATGCATGGGATTTTGCTACTGTGAACCTACTTTAAAAATAGTAGATCCAAAATTAGAAGGAATAGAAATTATAGGTGATGTAACTGTTGAAAAAGCTAAGCTCATTTTAGATAAGATACAAAAAGGTGAAAAGATAGGAGAGAGAATTGAAGCTAGAATAAAAGAGAAAAGAGTATCACTTTTGAATTGTGGAGATATAAATCCAGAAAGTTTTGAAAACTCAATAGCTAGTGGAGCATATTTTTCACTAGAGAATATAATTAATAATTTTTCAAAAGAGAGAGTCATTGGGGATGTAGAAAGATCAGGTTTAAGAGGGCGTGGTGGTGCAGGGTATTCAACAGGGAAAAAATGGAGAGCTCTGTATGAAAATAAGAGTGATGAAAAGTATATTGTTTGTAATGCGGATGAAGGAGATCCAGGAGCTTTCATGGATAGATCAATTCTAGCTGGAGACCCACACTTAGTATTAGAGGGAATGATAATTGGTGGGTATGCTGTAGGAGCAAAAAATGGAATTATATATATACGGGCAGAATATCCTCAAGCTATAGAGATACTATTAAAAGCAATAGAAGATTTGAAAGAAAATGGAATATTAGGAGAGAAAATTTTCGGAACAGAATTTAGTTTTAATATTGAACTAAAATATGGAGCAGGAGCTTTTATTTGTGGAGAAGAAACAGCTCTTATTCAGTCAATGGAAGGGAAAAGAGGAGAACCAAAAGCTAAACCACCATATCCAGTTGAGGTTGGATATAGAGGCAAACCAACGGTTGTAAATAATGTTGAGACATTTGCAAATATAACTAGAATATTTCAAAATGGCGTTGATTGGTATAGAGCAATTGGAACGGAGCGATCTCCAGGTACTAAAGTCTTTGCTCTTGTAGGGAAAGTAAAAAAAGTAGGACTAGTTGAAGTACCGTTAGGAACAAAATTAAAGGATATAATATATGAAATAGGTGGTGGAATCAAAGAGAATAAGGAATTTAAAGCTGTCCAAACAGGAGGACCATCTGGAGGTTGCTTGAGTAAAGAGGACTTAGAAACATCAGTTGAATATGATGAACTTGTAAAAAAGGGTGCTATGATGGGATCAGGAGGACTTATAGTTCTAGATGAAGACGACTGTATGGTTGAGATGTCAAGATTTTATATTGGATTTTCAGTGGGAGAATCATGTGGGAAATGTACACCTTGTAGAATAGGAACAAAGAGACTGTATGAAATTCTAGATAAAATATTAAAAGGAAAAGGGGAACTAAAAGATTTAGAAATATTAGAAGAGTTGAGCATTACAGTTAGAAGAGCTGCTCTTTGTGGTTTAGGGAAAACTGCTCCTAATCCAGTATTGTCAACTCTGAAAAAGTTTAGGAATGAGTATTTAGATAAGATAGAAAGGAGATGA
- a CDS encoding multidrug resistance efflux transporter family protein gives MNAFILGITSALFFSITFILNEHISSTQGNFLWTASLRYLFMLPILFLILLSKKQISEVFECIKEYPIKWLTWSTVGFGLFYVPLCFAANYGEGWLVASTWQITIITGALMTPFISKEKMPMTFLKLSTIILLGIAIVQFENFKAISLKDGLYGIIPVIVGAFAYPLGNRKMMMVVKNRLNSTQRVFGMTLCSLPFWVIISFLGFHTSGIPSTNQIVSSLFVAVFSGVIATTIFFKATDSVKHNPHKLAIVEATQATEIVFTILGGVVLGTNMPTSFSILGIGIIMIGIVISNLKSA, from the coding sequence ATGAACGCATTTATACTAGGGATTACATCAGCTTTATTTTTTTCAATAACATTTATCCTAAACGAACACATTAGTTCAACTCAAGGGAATTTTTTATGGACAGCATCGCTTAGATACCTATTTATGCTACCAATTCTATTTTTGATTCTTTTAAGTAAAAAACAGATATCAGAGGTTTTTGAATGTATAAAGGAATACCCCATAAAATGGTTAACTTGGAGTACGGTTGGATTTGGATTGTTCTATGTTCCGCTGTGTTTTGCAGCTAATTATGGTGAAGGCTGGCTGGTTGCATCGACTTGGCAGATAACTATAATAACAGGTGCTTTAATGACACCTTTTATTTCAAAAGAGAAGATGCCAATGACTTTTTTGAAGCTTTCAACAATAATTTTGTTAGGAATAGCAATAGTACAGTTTGAAAATTTTAAAGCAATCTCTTTGAAAGATGGGTTGTATGGAATTATTCCTGTTATAGTTGGAGCGTTCGCATATCCTCTTGGAAATAGAAAGATGATGATGGTTGTAAAAAATAGATTGAATTCAACTCAAAGAGTATTTGGAATGACGCTATGTAGTTTGCCTTTTTGGGTGATTATATCTTTTTTAGGTTTTCATACAAGTGGAATCCCTTCAACAAATCAAATTGTAAGTTCTTTATTTGTAGCTGTATTTTCCGGGGTTATAGCAACAACTATATTTTTTAAAGCTACGGATTCAGTTAAGCATAATCCACATAAATTAGCTATAGTTGAAGCAACACAAGCCACTGAAATTGTTTTTACAATATTGGGAGGAGTTGTTTTAGGAACTAATATGCCAACTAGTTTTTCTATACTGGGTATAGGAATTATCATGATAGGAATTGTTATAAGTAATTTAAAAAGTGCATAA
- a CDS encoding NAD(P)H-dependent oxidoreductase subunit E — MEEKNSIREKYLEFEKFLNLVGTDKEQLIITLRKAQNLFGYIPRDIQSLISKKLRIPIVEIYGVITFYSYFITEPEGKYPIHLCMGTACYINKSESLLKEIKSYLNIDIGQVSEDGIFSLSIVRCFGACALAPVVNINGKIYSKLTPESLIEILKKYREGRAEV; from the coding sequence ATGGAGGAAAAAAATTCTATCAGAGAAAAGTATTTAGAATTTGAAAAATTTTTAAATCTAGTAGGGACAGATAAAGAACAATTGATTATCACCTTAAGAAAAGCTCAAAATTTATTCGGATATATACCAAGAGATATTCAGAGTTTAATATCTAAAAAATTAAGAATTCCAATTGTTGAAATTTATGGAGTGATAACATTTTATAGTTATTTCATAACAGAACCGGAAGGGAAGTATCCAATTCATCTTTGTATGGGTACAGCTTGCTATATAAATAAATCTGAAAGTTTATTAAAAGAGATAAAGAGCTATTTAAATATAGACATTGGACAAGTGAGTGAGGATGGAATTTTTTCTTTAAGTATAGTTAGATGCTTTGGTGCTTGTGCTCTAGCACCAGTAGTTAATATAAATGGTAAAATCTATAGTAAATTGACTCCAGAATCTTTAATAGAGATATTGAAAAAATATAGGGAAGGGAGAGCTGAAGTATGA